Proteins from a genomic interval of uncultured Desulfuromusa sp.:
- a CDS encoding DUF2232 domain-containing protein — translation MKGQAALFTVVGIGATLFCLLGISWIGPAGGFLNLLTPLAAAYLSMRFGLRSGIVVVVVTSALLQQLATTYTLAAYLGIFGVGSLLLPFFLRQQIPWDRAVLYATVGSGAATTLMILLTVAVSGINVQALIDQMIQSEVDQAMQIYRDTGFSDSQLQNMQQVVDGLGEFIGKNFYGLYLASLLAIQSFCLLFLQRFKGRHYDITGISFAQWRLPAGLIWLLIVAGFFLLLPMETVSLIGRNLLVVLLPLYFLQGMAVVNSFLRKKAYPPLVKGLIYFLLLILNPLPIIITCAGVFDLWIDFRRPRQKNI, via the coding sequence ATGAAAGGGCAGGCAGCACTTTTTACAGTTGTTGGGATTGGAGCCACGTTATTCTGTTTGCTGGGGATCAGCTGGATTGGTCCAGCTGGTGGTTTTCTGAACCTTCTGACTCCACTCGCTGCTGCTTACTTGAGTATGCGCTTTGGATTGCGCTCAGGTATTGTCGTTGTCGTTGTCACCAGCGCTTTATTGCAACAATTAGCAACAACATACACTCTTGCTGCGTATTTAGGCATTTTCGGTGTCGGCTCGCTGCTTCTCCCCTTTTTTTTGAGACAACAGATCCCCTGGGATCGCGCGGTTTTATACGCAACGGTGGGTTCAGGTGCGGCAACAACATTGATGATACTGCTCACTGTCGCTGTCAGTGGTATCAATGTCCAGGCCCTGATTGATCAAATGATTCAATCAGAGGTTGATCAGGCCATGCAGATTTACCGAGATACCGGCTTCAGTGATTCCCAACTGCAAAATATGCAGCAAGTGGTTGATGGCCTGGGTGAGTTCATCGGAAAAAATTTCTATGGTCTTTATCTGGCGTCGTTACTGGCGATTCAATCTTTTTGCCTGTTATTTTTGCAGCGGTTCAAAGGTCGCCACTATGATATTACAGGGATATCTTTTGCACAGTGGCGTTTGCCTGCCGGTTTGATTTGGCTGTTGATCGTTGCTGGTTTTTTCCTGCTTCTGCCGATGGAAACCGTTTCGTTAATTGGTCGAAACCTGTTGGTGGTTTTACTGCCCCTCTATTTTTTACAGGGGATGGCTGTCGTTAACAGTTTTTTGCGGAAAAAAGCCTATCCACCTCTGGTAAAAGGGTTGATCTATTTTCTCTTGTTGATACTCAACCCATTACCAATAATTATTACCTGTGCCGGTGTTTTTGATCTGTGGATCGATTTTCGCCGCCCCAGACAAAAGAACATATAA
- the rplI gene encoding 50S ribosomal protein L9, producing MNTNIILKENIDGLGIIGDVVSVKAGYARNYLIPKGLASSANERNVKELDHQKRQLARKLEKVTKDAEGVKARIEKVSCAFTQRASEEGKLFGSVTSMDLEAKLKDAGVEIDRKKIQLSEPIKSLGEHIVPVKLDAGVVAELKVVVSPEEEA from the coding sequence ATGAATACCAACATTATTTTAAAAGAGAATATCGATGGTCTTGGGATCATTGGTGACGTGGTGTCGGTCAAGGCCGGCTATGCCAGAAATTACTTGATCCCTAAAGGGTTGGCAAGCTCTGCCAATGAAAGAAATGTCAAGGAGCTTGATCATCAAAAACGTCAATTGGCTCGAAAGCTTGAAAAAGTGACTAAAGATGCTGAAGGCGTCAAAGCGCGGATTGAAAAGGTCAGTTGTGCATTTACCCAGCGTGCCAGCGAAGAAGGTAAACTGTTCGGTTCAGTGACTTCTATGGATCTGGAAGCCAAGCTTAAAGATGCTGGTGTCGAAATTGATCGTAAGAAAATTCAACTCAGTGAACCCATTAAGTCTCTTGGTGAGCATATTGTTCCGGTTAAATTGGACGCTGGTGTTGTTGCAGAATTAAAAGTTGTTGTCAGTCCTGAAGAAGAGGCTTGA
- the atpD gene encoding F0F1 ATP synthase subunit beta, whose protein sequence is MLKTFSEKKTDQIPIGVISEVHGPVAIVSCDALPPMHQALYAKLEHDTYLFEVLQHLDDSRIRAITLHRSAGLHRGMEIYDTGAPLHVPVTPDCLGRLLNIFGEPLDNGAPLTPQGFHNIHSKQVPIYQTVGSSEVLETGIKVIDLLCSFLKGGKTGLFGGAGVGKTILIMEFMHAVATLHEGVSVFAGVGERIREGHELWHEIVKAGVMPQTLMIFGQMDESPGVRFRIGLSALTYAEYLRDTLKKEVLFVVDNIFRFVQAGSEVSSLLGRMPATVGYQPTLPTEVAEMQDRIMSTRQGSITSVQAVYVPADDMTDPAVSTILNHLDTTVILSRAQAGKGIYPAVDPLQSSSKLMDRQTLGARHYSVAEGVREHLARYRELEDIITMLGVEELSAQDRKIVMRARKLQRYLTQPFWATASHTGIRGVSVPLENTLSDCEAFLLGQHDKTPEDHCYMRGTMEGAMP, encoded by the coding sequence ATGCTGAAGACCTTCTCAGAAAAAAAAACTGATCAAATTCCCATCGGTGTCATTAGCGAGGTTCATGGCCCGGTCGCGATCGTGAGCTGCGATGCCCTCCCTCCCATGCATCAAGCTCTCTACGCCAAACTGGAGCATGATACATATTTATTTGAGGTTTTACAGCATCTTGATGACAGCCGTATCCGGGCTATCACCTTGCACCGTAGTGCCGGCCTGCACCGAGGGATGGAGATCTATGACACTGGGGCGCCACTCCACGTTCCCGTAACTCCTGACTGCCTCGGACGCTTATTAAATATTTTTGGTGAGCCTTTAGACAACGGGGCACCACTGACACCACAGGGGTTTCACAATATCCACAGCAAACAAGTACCAATCTATCAGACGGTAGGAAGCAGTGAAGTTCTGGAGACAGGAATCAAAGTTATCGACCTGCTCTGTTCCTTTCTCAAGGGCGGAAAAACAGGTCTGTTTGGTGGTGCGGGAGTAGGGAAAACAATACTTATTATGGAATTTATGCATGCAGTCGCCACATTACATGAAGGTGTTTCGGTTTTTGCCGGGGTTGGTGAACGTATTCGTGAAGGACATGAACTGTGGCACGAAATCGTCAAGGCCGGGGTCATGCCACAGACACTCATGATTTTCGGTCAGATGGACGAATCGCCTGGAGTTCGTTTCCGCATCGGACTTTCAGCATTAACCTATGCCGAATATCTGCGTGACACCCTGAAAAAAGAGGTCCTGTTTGTTGTCGACAACATCTTCCGCTTTGTTCAGGCCGGCAGCGAAGTATCCAGCCTTCTGGGCCGCATGCCGGCCACCGTAGGCTACCAGCCGACCCTTCCAACCGAGGTCGCGGAAATGCAGGACAGAATCATGTCGACCCGGCAAGGTTCCATCACTTCAGTTCAGGCCGTCTACGTTCCGGCAGATGATATGACCGACCCGGCGGTCAGCACTATTTTGAATCACCTGGATACAACTGTCATCCTCTCACGTGCCCAAGCCGGTAAAGGAATCTATCCAGCCGTTGATCCACTCCAATCGAGCAGTAAGTTAATGGATCGACAAACCTTGGGAGCCCGCCATTATAGTGTTGCCGAGGGGGTCAGGGAACATCTGGCACGTTATCGTGAGCTGGAAGATATCATTACCATGCTGGGTGTGGAGGAACTATCAGCTCAAGACCGAAAAATTGTCATGCGCGCCAGAAAATTACAGCGTTATCTGACCCAGCCATTCTGGGCGACAGCTTCACACACCGGTATCCGGGGAGTTTCGGTACCGTTGGAAAACACCCTGTCAGATTGCGAAGCCTTCCTGCTGGGACAACACGATAAAACGCCAGAGGATCACTGTTACATGCGCGGTACCATGGAAGGGGCAATGCCATGA
- a CDS encoding F0F1 ATP synthase subunit delta: MELNWSTLILEIINFLALIWILKHFFYKPVLNVIARRRASIEELLANAQQLHNEADTLKSEYENRLVEWEKERQQARETLDQELNEERARQMETLQTLLILEREKEQVAETRRRVKSARAIESKALQQSAQFATRLLSLAVGPELEERLFDLLVSHLSTFSVDKTTVLWGKKRKTPEEITIASAYPLTDRQRTTLEKTLIGLLEKTAPIEYQQDPALLAGLSITIGDWVLHANIRDELKGFTEFAYAAE, from the coding sequence TTGGAACTGAATTGGTCCACACTCATACTTGAGATCATCAATTTTCTGGCTTTGATCTGGATTCTGAAGCACTTCTTTTACAAGCCGGTATTGAATGTGATCGCCCGGCGCCGCGCCAGCATTGAAGAACTTCTTGCCAATGCGCAGCAGCTTCATAATGAAGCAGATACCTTAAAATCGGAATATGAAAACCGCCTTGTTGAATGGGAGAAAGAGCGACAGCAGGCCAGAGAAACTCTGGATCAAGAGCTTAATGAAGAACGCGCTCGGCAGATGGAAACCCTGCAGACGTTATTAATACTGGAACGGGAAAAAGAGCAGGTTGCCGAAACGCGCCGACGCGTCAAATCTGCACGTGCAATCGAGTCCAAAGCATTACAACAGAGCGCTCAGTTTGCTACCCGCTTGCTATCTCTTGCAGTTGGACCGGAGCTGGAAGAGCGTCTCTTTGATTTGCTGGTCAGTCATCTTTCCACGTTTTCAGTCGACAAAACAACGGTCCTCTGGGGCAAAAAAAGGAAGACCCCGGAAGAAATTACCATTGCCAGTGCCTATCCATTAACGGATAGACAGCGAACGACACTTGAAAAAACCCTCATCGGATTGCTGGAAAAAACAGCTCCAATAGAATACCAACAGGACCCAGCTCTTTTAGCCGGTTTGAGTATCACGATTGGTGATTGGGTTCTCCATGCAAACATTCGCGATGAACTGAAGGGCTTCACAGAGTTTGCTTATGCTGCAGAATAA
- a CDS encoding AtpZ/AtpI family protein produces the protein MRPFNNLEKQARHQAQRMQEAEKKRPTLLGQTVYIGTLGLLFVLPMVGGAYLGLWLDGLFTGYSIRWTISLILVGVMIGAINVYLFIKD, from the coding sequence ATGAGGCCATTTAACAACCTGGAAAAACAAGCACGACACCAGGCGCAACGAATGCAGGAAGCAGAAAAAAAGCGCCCCACGTTGCTTGGGCAAACGGTCTATATCGGCACACTTGGTTTGTTATTCGTCCTGCCAATGGTCGGAGGTGCCTATCTTGGTCTCTGGCTGGACGGACTATTTACAGGATATTCAATCCGCTGGACAATAAGCCTGATCCTTGTCGGCGTGATGATTGGAGCGATAAACGTCTACCTTTTCATAAAAGACTGA
- the atpE gene encoding ATP synthase F0 subunit C, giving the protein MPDLSIFVLASTVVAVLGIAIGAMAPAIAMGWSISRSMDALARQPEAEHSIMRTLFIGLAMIESLAIYVLVIILIVLFRNPLLEYLVK; this is encoded by the coding sequence ATGCCTGATTTATCCATCTTTGTTCTGGCCTCTACCGTGGTAGCAGTCCTCGGTATCGCAATTGGTGCTATGGCACCGGCCATCGCCATGGGCTGGTCGATCAGTCGTTCAATGGATGCCCTTGCACGCCAGCCTGAGGCCGAGCATTCCATTATGCGAACATTATTTATTGGCCTGGCAATGATCGAATCCCTGGCTATTTATGTTTTGGTCATTATTCTCATCGTGTTATTTCGCAATCCGCTTCTGGAATATCTCGTTAAATAG
- the rpsR gene encoding 30S ribosomal protein S18: protein MAYERPSRPSSAPPRRRFGRRKVCRYCADKKQKIDYKDVNNLKYYLSERGKIVPRRISGTCAAHQRQIAEAIKNARQIALLPYTASHSL, encoded by the coding sequence ATGGCTTATGAAAGACCGTCCCGTCCCTCTTCTGCTCCACCACGGCGCCGTTTTGGTAGACGTAAGGTTTGTCGGTATTGTGCAGATAAGAAACAGAAGATCGACTACAAAGATGTGAATAACTTGAAATATTATTTATCCGAACGCGGTAAAATTGTACCACGGCGGATTTCCGGTACCTGTGCAGCGCATCAACGCCAAATTGCCGAAGCTATTAAGAACGCGCGGCAGATTGCTCTTTTGCCTTACACTGCGTCGCACTCTCTTTAA
- a CDS encoding substrate-binding domain-containing protein — translation MKKLFLLLFLLAACDLQEYPEAEQTNRSEILIYSGMTMIEPLMEIVALIEAQENCQIKITYGGSGHILKSVEVNQIGDIFFPGDESYINPLRESGVMTESVPVGYNQIGFFVQPGNPKQISADLDHLLDKTLNIVIGSAEAGAVGRETKRILNQAGIYQDVVDNALYMTTDSKGLAAAIKSKTVDLTVNWKSVGFLTRNVGGMDFIPLPTEYSQKHPLVMGLLSYSQHPELAKKFLQLASSDAGRGIFRKYGFLD, via the coding sequence ATGAAAAAACTTTTTTTACTGCTGTTTTTGCTGGCCGCCTGCGACCTGCAAGAATATCCGGAAGCAGAGCAGACCAATCGTTCAGAAATTCTGATTTACAGTGGCATGACAATGATTGAACCACTGATGGAAATTGTTGCGCTCATCGAAGCTCAAGAAAACTGTCAAATAAAAATTACTTATGGTGGATCGGGGCATATCTTGAAATCAGTGGAGGTGAACCAGATAGGAGATATTTTTTTTCCCGGAGATGAATCTTATATCAATCCATTGAGAGAGAGCGGAGTGATGACGGAGTCTGTTCCGGTTGGATATAACCAGATAGGTTTTTTTGTTCAACCGGGTAATCCGAAGCAAATCTCTGCTGATCTGGATCACCTGCTCGATAAGACGTTAAATATTGTTATCGGGAGTGCTGAGGCAGGAGCTGTCGGGCGTGAGACCAAAAGAATTTTAAACCAGGCGGGAATATATCAAGATGTTGTAGATAATGCTCTTTATATGACGACAGACTCAAAAGGACTTGCCGCAGCGATTAAAAGCAAGACCGTTGATCTTACCGTCAACTGGAAGTCGGTTGGGTTTTTAACGCGAAATGTCGGGGGCATGGATTTTATTCCGTTACCCACAGAATATAGTCAGAAACATCCTCTGGTCATGGGGCTATTGAGTTACAGCCAACATCCCGAACTCGCTAAAAAGTTTTTACAATTGGCAAGTTCAGATGCAGGACGGGGAATTTTTCGTAAATATGGATTTTTGGATTAA
- a CDS encoding F0F1 ATP synthase subunit alpha: MLQNNPESNGPLRQQAIWLKNYRPEVRINERGKVLSLGDGIAWVTGLPSASIDDILTFEDGSQAIVFDLNEDHIGAILLHETPSLTAGTPVHLTGRHHLSIPVSDALLGRIVDPLGNALDGESPPPHAVRQKLEVPSPPITSRDFVHTPLYTGCKIIDTLIPIGKGQRQLLIGDDGLGRSALAIDTVINQRGKNVLCVYVLIGQKRSTIVNTIATLRKCGALEHTTVVVAEASSLPGLQHLAPFSGCAIAEFWMQQGRDTLVVYDDLATHARSYRELSLLLRRPPGREAYPGDIFSVHARLLERATCLNVAHGGGSMTALPIVETQQGEIAAYIPTNLISITDGQIYLDRKLFTGGFRPAIDIARSVSRIGGQAQHPRIKAEAGRMKLDYLQFLELEVFTRFGARLEASMEAAIAQGTRLREILKQDRLVPVSATFQMIWLVAFNDGIFKNIPIESIPKILNFLQKKSEDTTLTLDSKREQWSHTIEEWIHGFDQGTAA, translated from the coding sequence ATGCTGCAGAATAATCCTGAATCTAACGGTCCACTGAGACAACAAGCAATCTGGCTTAAAAACTACCGCCCCGAGGTCCGTATAAATGAGAGAGGAAAGGTCCTTTCCCTCGGTGACGGCATCGCTTGGGTGACAGGTCTCCCCTCTGCATCCATAGATGATATCCTGACATTCGAAGATGGTAGCCAAGCGATTGTTTTTGATCTGAATGAGGACCACATTGGTGCGATACTGCTCCATGAAACCCCTTCACTGACCGCGGGCACTCCCGTTCATCTCACAGGTCGTCACCATTTAAGCATTCCCGTAAGCGATGCTCTGTTGGGACGGATCGTTGACCCATTAGGAAATGCACTCGATGGCGAAAGCCCCCCTCCGCATGCTGTCCGGCAAAAACTTGAGGTACCATCACCTCCAATCACTTCGCGCGACTTTGTCCATACACCGCTGTACACAGGCTGCAAAATTATCGATACCTTGATTCCCATCGGCAAAGGACAAAGGCAACTCCTTATTGGCGATGACGGACTTGGCCGCAGTGCTCTAGCGATCGATACGGTGATCAATCAACGCGGGAAAAATGTTCTCTGCGTCTACGTGCTGATCGGCCAAAAACGGTCGACAATCGTTAACACCATTGCCACCCTGCGCAAATGTGGTGCCCTGGAACACACCACTGTCGTCGTCGCAGAAGCAAGCAGTCTCCCAGGATTACAGCATCTGGCCCCCTTCTCCGGATGTGCCATTGCCGAGTTCTGGATGCAGCAGGGACGTGACACCTTAGTTGTCTATGACGACCTTGCTACCCATGCCAGAAGCTACCGTGAACTTTCCCTGCTCCTGCGGCGTCCACCAGGACGTGAAGCATATCCCGGCGATATTTTCTCCGTCCATGCCCGGCTGCTGGAACGTGCCACCTGTCTCAATGTCGCTCATGGTGGAGGCAGCATGACAGCCTTACCGATCGTCGAAACGCAACAGGGCGAAATTGCCGCCTACATACCAACAAATTTGATCTCTATTACTGACGGGCAGATCTATCTGGACAGGAAGCTCTTTACCGGGGGATTTCGACCTGCTATCGACATTGCCCGTTCAGTCTCCCGAATCGGAGGACAGGCTCAGCACCCTCGGATCAAGGCAGAAGCGGGACGGATGAAACTGGATTATCTCCAGTTTTTGGAACTTGAGGTTTTCACCCGCTTCGGAGCGCGTCTTGAAGCCTCAATGGAAGCAGCAATTGCCCAGGGAACTAGATTACGAGAGATTCTAAAACAGGATCGCTTGGTTCCTGTATCAGCAACATTCCAAATGATCTGGCTCGTAGCATTCAATGACGGGATATTTAAGAATATCCCCATTGAGTCTATTCCGAAGATACTGAACTTTCTTCAAAAAAAATCGGAGGATACGACACTCACACTGGATAGCAAACGTGAGCAATGGAGTCATACCATTGAGGAATGGATACACGGTTTTGACCAGGGAACAGCCGCATGA
- a CDS encoding F0F1 ATP synthase subunit A gives MNEETLFIKLGPIIITTTVMTTWMIMGLIWIFSWLLTRKLRIDPGPLQTAIEGIVSTIEDAVAAVDAEHAQKIMPFIGSLWIFLVIANLSSLIPGVHAPTRDLSATSALAIVVFFSTHWYGIRIQGFKEYLRHFLTPSPILLPFNLISEMTRTVALAVRLFGNMMSLEMAALLILLVAGFLAPIPIMMLHIVEALVQAYIFGMLALIYVAGGIRSHKLNGKTQGGSHA, from the coding sequence ATGAACGAAGAGACTCTATTCATCAAATTGGGACCAATCATAATTACCACGACCGTGATGACCACCTGGATGATCATGGGTCTTATCTGGATCTTTTCCTGGTTACTCACCCGCAAATTGCGTATCGATCCCGGACCTCTGCAGACAGCAATCGAAGGGATTGTCTCCACAATTGAAGATGCCGTAGCCGCAGTTGATGCTGAACATGCACAAAAGATCATGCCGTTCATCGGGAGTTTGTGGATCTTCCTGGTCATTGCGAACCTCAGCAGTTTGATTCCGGGAGTTCATGCTCCAACACGAGACCTTTCCGCAACTTCTGCACTCGCCATAGTCGTATTTTTCTCGACCCACTGGTATGGTATCCGCATTCAGGGTTTCAAAGAATATTTACGCCACTTCCTTACCCCCAGCCCGATATTGTTACCCTTCAATCTCATCAGTGAGATGACCCGAACTGTTGCATTGGCGGTACGTTTATTCGGCAACATGATGAGCCTGGAAATGGCAGCCCTGTTAATCCTTCTCGTGGCAGGTTTTCTGGCTCCGATCCCAATTATGATGCTTCATATTGTCGAGGCTCTGGTGCAAGCCTATATCTTCGGCATGTTGGCACTGATCTACGTTGCCGGTGGAATCCGGTCCCATAAACTGAACGGAAAGACACAAGGAGGCTCCCATGCCTGA
- the rpsF gene encoding 30S ribosomal protein S6 codes for MRNYESLYIIHPDVVGDELTAKMEKFQAVLTDQAAEIHKLDNWGTRKLAYPIKKVERGNYVQTLFCAEPEVIAEFERRLRLDEQILRFLTVRFEGDFPAVEAEAAVETTEGSADADEIVSEDDEQTEAED; via the coding sequence ATGAGAAATTACGAATCGCTCTACATTATCCATCCTGATGTCGTTGGCGATGAGCTGACGGCCAAGATGGAAAAGTTCCAGGCGGTCCTCACCGATCAGGCGGCTGAGATCCACAAACTGGACAACTGGGGAACCCGAAAGTTGGCGTACCCGATCAAAAAGGTTGAACGTGGAAATTATGTTCAAACTCTTTTCTGTGCAGAGCCGGAAGTTATCGCTGAATTTGAGCGCCGCCTCCGCCTTGATGAACAGATACTCCGGTTTTTGACTGTCCGCTTTGAAGGGGATTTCCCAGCTGTTGAAGCTGAGGCCGCAGTTGAAACGACAGAGGGTTCTGCTGATGCTGACGAAATCGTTTCCGAAGATGATGAGCAGACTGAAGCAGAAGATTAA
- a CDS encoding alanine--glyoxylate aminotransferase family protein encodes MNISSFHPPQRTLMGPGPSDVNPRILEAMSRPTIGHLDPEFVRMMDEMKTLLQYAFQTKNKMTMPVSAPGSAGMECCFVNLVEPGDKVIVCQNGVFGGRMKENVTRSGGTVIAVDDEWGDAVDPAKLEVALKANPDAKIVAFVHAETSTGALSDAKTLVELAHRYDCLTIVDAVTSLGGVPVLVDEWGIDAIYSGSQKCLSCTPGLSPVSFNEAAVRKISQRQHPVQSWFLDLNLVMAYWGEGAKRAYHHTAPINALYALHEALVILHEEGLEDTWKRHQKNHLALHAGIEAMGLAFIAQEGERLPQLNTVTIPEGVDDAAVRDALLQDYNLEIGGGLGALAGKAWRIGLMGHASNKTNVLLFLGALDSILTGMGAKINRGIAVQAANDFYA; translated from the coding sequence ATGAATATTTCATCCTTTCATCCACCACAACGGACCTTAATGGGCCCTGGCCCTTCAGACGTTAACCCCCGGATTCTGGAAGCAATGTCGCGCCCGACCATTGGACATCTTGATCCTGAATTTGTCCGCATGATGGATGAAATGAAGACCCTGCTGCAATATGCCTTTCAAACCAAAAACAAGATGACCATGCCGGTTTCAGCCCCGGGTTCTGCCGGAATGGAATGTTGCTTTGTTAATCTGGTTGAACCCGGAGACAAAGTGATCGTTTGCCAAAATGGCGTTTTTGGTGGCCGGATGAAAGAAAATGTGACCCGGAGCGGTGGAACCGTCATCGCCGTAGATGACGAATGGGGAGATGCTGTTGATCCTGCCAAGCTGGAAGTGGCATTAAAAGCCAACCCTGATGCTAAAATCGTTGCCTTTGTTCATGCTGAAACATCAACAGGAGCACTTTCGGATGCCAAGACCCTGGTTGAGTTGGCGCACAGGTATGATTGTTTAACAATTGTCGATGCCGTAACCTCATTGGGTGGCGTTCCGGTTTTAGTTGATGAGTGGGGAATTGATGCAATCTACTCCGGATCGCAAAAATGCCTTTCATGTACTCCGGGATTGTCCCCTGTCAGCTTCAATGAAGCAGCAGTCCGTAAAATTTCGCAACGTCAACATCCGGTTCAAAGCTGGTTCCTCGATCTTAATCTGGTTATGGCATATTGGGGCGAAGGAGCAAAACGTGCTTACCACCATACAGCTCCCATTAACGCCCTTTATGCTCTCCACGAAGCATTAGTTATTCTGCACGAAGAAGGACTTGAAGACACTTGGAAAAGACACCAAAAAAACCATTTGGCCCTCCATGCCGGAATTGAAGCGATGGGTCTGGCATTCATCGCTCAGGAAGGCGAAAGACTGCCGCAGTTAAATACTGTAACCATTCCGGAAGGAGTTGATGATGCTGCAGTTCGTGATGCCCTGCTGCAGGACTACAACCTTGAGATTGGTGGAGGCTTGGGAGCACTGGCAGGGAAAGCCTGGCGGATTGGTTTAATGGGGCATGCCAGCAACAAAACCAATGTGCTGCTTTTTCTTGGAGCACTCGATTCAATCCTGACCGGGATGGGAGCAAAAATCAACCGGGGGATTGCAGTTCAAGCAGCCAATGACTTTTACGCATAG